The Plasmodium knowlesi strain H genome assembly, chromosome: 14 region ACATTTGGGGTATAATTTTTGCCtattttttgctcatttgcCTATATTTTTAGTGCCTCTTTAGTGCCCGTTTCGTACATTTTGGCTTTATTTATGGCCCAATCGATGCTATCACGACtattacatatacacctgcaacgtgtacatgtgtacatgggTTGCACGTGATGTGCCAGCATGCATGGTACATATAAAATATGTGACTTTATTCGGTGAAGTGTGAATTTAATGTGAAAGTGACGTGTGCTGAACGTGTGGGGCGAGTAGGAAGGGGCGAAAAGAAATAAGTATAACGGTAAAAGCTCAGGGCGAAGAAGACAGAGTAGCTTTTTCTGGCGCACCCCAGTACACCGCTTGATTGTTTGTTATTTGAGACAAAAGCAGAAAAGAgcgagaaaaaataatttttttttttttcccacataTTATAAGGTGAAATATTATTGCAATTATCGATATAGTTGTATTAGTGAGTACATAATAGTATACTTTactaatttatttattttattattttttggcATTTAGTACCCACCAGTTGCATGCGGCTTGCACAAGTGTCCCTCTTCACATGAGctgttaagggtaaagttcaaaaattaaaaatttgaactTTTCTTTTGATAATGAAACTTTTGTGAAGTTTGAACCTGTGTGTGAGCCCCCTGTTCTTTCACCTATTACTGCGTgactgtccttttttttttttttttttttctttttttcgtttttttgcaTGAGCAGGCAGTAACTGTCTCCTCAGATGAAGTGcgtgaaataaaatttcacaAAATCAAAGCGTATTAGGAAGAAATACATGCATGTAAAGTtacataaatatgcatatacacatgtgtgtatacacaaGCGCGTAAAGAGAGAGAAACAAAATATGCAATTTGTGAAACATGCCTTGAGAGAACCACAACATTTTTCCGCATATGCGCATGTTGCTGTATATGTTACATCGCCTTCTTTTAATAGACAGCAAAGGTGTCTTTATAGCCAAGCTTTAATAGCAGATTtgagcttttttttttttttttttttttttttttagctgtagatataatttttttttttttttatgtacggTCATGCAATTTAGTCCTTTTGGCGCTCTACATTtatgaaagtgaaaaaagtaGCTTGTTGTAATGCTTTTGCTATTATTTATCACTCataatttataatttcttttcactccctttttccttatttccttttttacatgtATTAATTATTGTGAGTTGTAAGCAAACACGTTTTGTTCATTAATGTGTTgtactttttcccttttcttattatagtgaaaaattacataaatatatttgcaaCCTTAACGATTGTGTATTTTGTATAGCTCTCAGTACTGTTACACAGAGAACGTCGTTTATTAAAGTGTGGAGTTCACACGTCTGCAGGGCACGTATATATCattatacgtatgtatactgACATGTACGTGTGCCTCCATTCTATTCATGTGCCttatttccatttgtgtcccttttttcgtattttcaCATATGCGTAACAATACCCCCTCCCTCCCCGGCTGCGTTCTTACATACTTTTGTTCATATACCTTCTGTAGCgattacacatatgtattaAAAACAGGAGAAAATGCCGTtgtaaggggaaaaagaacaaaaagaaataaaaaaagcccAATTAGTCAATCCATCCACAATTCATCAAGTGAATCACATATCGCGCGgctttattttcccatttaattTCCCTTGGGGGGAGTTCACCTGTGATTTTTACGCGTTAcacgttttttattttcaaattttaagATAAAACAcgttgtatatatttttatttttttctatcacattttatttcatccttttattttttacgttttaatttttaacttttaattcataacttttttttttttttcttttttttttttttttaagttgtaCATTACCAAGTATTCCCATCAAAAAGTCGTGTGGGCTGCCTCTTTTGTGCTGATTGATAATATATACAAGAGAGGaaagtaaataaataaaaaagcgaGATTAACCAtcagaaaaaattcatttatgCAATTTAtaacgcatttttttttatggctaATCActttaatttatttacttTCCTCTCTTGTCTTCCGCTATTTTTATGGTGCCGTAGGTTATGGAACACGTCGCTGTTTCAGCAGttacatatgtgcacaaACATTCGCCCTGAAACGTTTCCACATTTCGAGctagtatatttttttttttttgccaataCCTCATTATTTCTTCCCTAAGTTTATAAGAGTGTATATTCCAAATAAGGGTTCATTTTGAACAACTTCGAATACGTACTTTGTGTTTAAGATGCTATGAGTTTGTGTAAgatatattattttgtttttactttAAAAGATGTGGCATGtatacttcctttttaatgCGCCATTTAATGATGCATCGCAGGAAAATTAAGTGGTAGAACCCAATGCAGTTTACGTGGCCCGTTACCCGCATGCACGCATCTTAATTAACTGCATATTTATAACTACATACGCCCATACAGACAAGCGCTTAGCACGACAGAGTATTTGTGCATATCATTGGTCGTACATACAGGAAGAGTAACTcctaaattaaaaaaaaaaaaaaaaaaaagtgcgaaCAACAGGAGCGGTGACTGAACACATGCATGTAACGAAATTAGAAATACGCAAAATAAACAAGCACTTGCAttttgcacatatatacttgcATACTTTACATACTTACATGCGTACATATTCACTTTCCCCCCTCTCTCTATTCGTAACACAACTAAATTTGTATTTCGAGCGCagcaaaaattttgtttcaATTAacaaggatttttttttttttctgttgttgattaaaaataaagttgttATATATTCTTGAATTCATTCTCTATGCCCACATGTAATTAAGAaacaaattatatatatatattttttttactcatgTTGTTCCATGCGAACAATTAATCGGGAAATGCTTACAATAGTGTACATCAGGCGCATGTGATAAATTGCATTATTGAGTTTATCAAGTGATtcatttataatatttttcatgatTGCAGATGCTTTAAGATGTGGAATTCCCTGCCGCTCAAAAGGTATGATTGAAGCATATGTTGGCGCAACCTAAATGTATAACGCCAATCGGCAAGAGGCATATTCACCTACTTACTTATTTACTTGTTCATTCATTCACTCATTTTTTCACTAATTTATCGAATGTGCACCCATCACAATTAccgaataaataaataacccACGCCCAAGTGTAGAGCGCCCTTTCTACCGGTTAAAAGTTTCATACACTTTTATACACCCTGTATATAATGAAATATATCAGCCATAGGAAATAAGTAGAACGCGAACCCCTTCCCAATTTTGTTAGACCGCATAATTTATTTGTCGCTTTCCATGTGCTTACTTGCTAAGTACAGGCCTAAGAAGTATATATGTTACTGATAAAATTTTGTCtgcattctttttatttttttttttttttactgatttttgaaaaatataagaatCTCCTGTTCAACAATTAGCCGTCAAATTCACATAGCGTCCATGTGCATGTATGAttcatgtgtatacatggaCGTAAATACAAACTTGCTTATTCACGTGCTTTCGTGTGTGTAGTTATCATCTACGTCTCGAATCTGCCCTCCCCGCCGTGTGTTACGTGTAATCCAGATGATGCGATTGCGGCATATATGAGACTTGCATATGGACATGTTAATGTGACAGTTCAAATTGCAATGATGCAATCTTTTTATAGTCTACAGTAGCTGTAAAATTCCACccctcacaaaaaaaaaaaaaaaaaaaaatatccgaAGAAATTACCATATATCACGTCACGCACACCTTCAAAGAGACGTTTATATTTCAGACTTTATATTCGAGCATATATTTAAGGAACATTAACTGAGGAAATACTTACCTCTATTAGCCCCTTATCCACTTCGTTTGTAAACCAAATCggtgtgggggggaaaaagataTTACGTCCGAGATATTTCATCACGGCGTAGCTGTGGCAAAAAGTTTATTTGCTTTCGATGTGTTTGTTTATTTACGTGCTCGAGTGTACTTGAGTGTATGAAGGGTTGCAAATCGCAAGAATGCACACATAGTAATTGTGCAAGTGCATAACTGCAAAAGTGCATAACTGCGTAATTGAGCAATTACATAACTGCACAATTGCGTAAATGCACAAATACGCCAAAGGGGGCGCGCGCACACCATCCCACGTAGCCTACCGTGCTTCCATCCTAATTATATACACCAAATAGTGTTAGTGCGACGTAAAATTTTGTGCACATCTACCCATATGCCCCTCACTCGGAGAATGAAAAGTTTGAAATGTGGTAAGTGTGCCAAAATTGTGAATCCATAAATAAATGCATACCTAGAGGTGAATGACATACTTTGAAGTATACATTTTGTCAAAATATTGTTAAGAGTTACTTTCCCTTTGTGTGGAAGGAACCATTATGTTTGTTCGCTCCGTGCTCATTTACGCATTGCGACCCCGGTTCATTTTTACATAacgtttatattttcttgtgCATGCTTGTTTATGTGCACTTATGTGTACACTAATTTGTGTCTCAGCGAATTCCGCATAAATCGGGAAGAATACATTtcgcttctttctttcctcctcccatccctttctttttttttttttttttcacctgcgCAAGGCCtacgtatgtacgtacacATGTGTAGCCGTGGTACGTTCAACAGTTATGcctagttaaaaaaaaaaaaaaaaaaaaaaaaaaaaagagtaaaagaagtgGCTTGATTTTTATCTTTGAGGCAAATTGCCAGGTGTAATAATCTATATATAGCTAATATTCATTTTGTGGCTTGTTATCcgtttgtttattttgtgaGGCATGTCCCATCGCACGCGCCTGCCAAGGGAGGCAATTTTTGTTAGACGACATGGGCTAACGCTTGTATGCGCgagtttatatttttgtgtgAACATTTAAGTATTCGCGTATGCGAACGTTCCTATTCCcttatgtgtatacatatgcgcgtatttatgtgtatatttatatgcataGATTTACAGATGTATGTATTTACATaagtatttctttttttttttttcttcgttttctttcttcttcctcccccatGTACACAATTTTGCCGAGCACAAGAATTTATTTATCAGCTTTAATTGTggtattttccttcctcaccCCATCCCTTTGTACTTACATCATTGTATTCTGCTTTTGTTTCACGTAAAGTAATTCCTTCTCCCTATTTTCTGCTTTCTAATTGCGTCCAAGTGTAcagcatttttgtttttggggggggggcacCACTAATCTGCGGCATGTTACTAGTGTACATGTCCTCACGTGTGAACTATAACCGTActcatatgtacatgcaacTGTTACGGTGCATCTACGTGTGATAGCTCTTTTTCCGTTTGTACGGTGAAAAAGCTCTATATTTGCTTTACGTGAACTCCGAGTTgcgtttttcttcatatttctTATCATGTCTGACATGTAatgattttatttattttttttttttactgtaattaattttaatttaagcAATAGAGCTGTTTCATTCCCTTCGATGAGCGGTCCCTCGCCCTTACCCTCATCTTTATGTTCACTACgctctttctcttttaaaTAATCTGCGTGTAAATTCATTTTACCGTCGCTTTAAACGTTAtatatgtttcattttttcatccagGTGCACTGAATGTTGTATGCCCTTATTACGACAACATGTCTACCCTATCCATTCACAAACAGTACAAGTCTTATCTGTATTGTGAGTGTGCCATAGAGGTGTATTCATATTGAGATGAATGAGAtgcttttcattcattttcattttcatcttttttttttttttttttttttttttttttgtgtatgtgtgtgtggatgatttaaattaataaatcTAGTTGTTTAATTTGGGGCAACCATAAATTGGATATACCTCCTATTgtgttaatttcttcttcttcttcttctactttttttttttttttttttttttttttatatccttttAGTGGCTTCGCTGGTACGAAGCATATGTTTCCTTTACACATgaatttttgttaatttttgattccttttcatttccaccACGCCGAGGGATTGACATCTCAGAGGAGAGAAAAgagccaaaaaaaagagaaaaaagaaaaaagaaaaaagaaaaaaaaaaaaaaaaaaaaaaaaaaaaaaaatatatccatacgtgtatatgtatacatgtattaCCTCTATACATACAGATATATTTATGCTCGAGCGGGTGAGCAGTTCTTGCTGGTAGTTGAACGCCCACCTGCGCGGTCGTGTGTCTCACTTCTCGCTGCGACGTATAAGCGGGGGTAGGAAGCACTGGCctgcatataaatatatatgtatatgcacttTATATatcgtatatatatatttatttgtacACGTGCAAACGCGCGTATAGAACTTTGCAAAAGAAAGCCGCCTTCAGTGAAGGAACCCATTGTGAAGGAACAGCCCATTAGACCACCTTGTCCTAAACGTACGGCAAAATGCAGACCAACGCAAAAATTCTAGACATGAAGGATAATTGCGGTGGGAAGCAACACTTGGAAGGGAACTACAAAGTTCACAAGGCCATTAATGGCATATATAACGGAGGAGTATATTATTACGATGAACATTACGCGAGCgtgagagaagaaaatgatgcACCTAGTAATCAAACACAAGAATCGAACCACTCGTCAGAAGATAATTATTACTCAAACAGTATGAACGAAATGAATAATTATGATTCTACCTTGTTAGTAGATAAAGATAACCATGAAAATGGTACGAGCAATGAGTATGATATGGATACCTTGGAAAACGAAATCGTAGGAAACAGAACGGATGGTTATGGAGCAAATGCCTACGACTGTGTCGTCACAGACAACGGCAACCTTGTTGTCAATATGAATGGCACTGTAAACAATCATAGTAAATTTGTGAATCCACAAAATTTTGGTTATGCAGTAAATATAGGAAATAGTTCCTTGGGAAATGTGGGCATGAGCCAAATGGGGAACACAAATTATGGCGACTTCATCAACGGAATGAGCGCCATGAACACTATGAACTTTATGGGTAATATGGCTGTGGTAAACGGGATGAGTGGGCTAAACGGTATGCTGGGGATAAACTGCGTTACGGAAGAGAATGGGACCAACCAAGGAAGCAGCTTTTCCCATAATGAGAATCCCAACTTCATGAATAGCCATTTTTTAAGTAAGTCCAAAATATACAGCGGAGGAAGTAACCATATAGATGATGCAACTGTGGAGGGTAGTCATATGCTTCCTTTGAATGGACACATAGATAACAATAGCGCGAATGGGATCATCAGTACGAACTTCCAATCGTATGCATCTATGTACTATGGAAGGAATGTGGCTAGCCAGGATAACATGAATAACAATTCCTACGATGATAACGAAAATTATTTGGCAAACTACGGAAGAAACGATATGACCATGCAAGATGGACTACTGAACGAGTCGTTCCAAGAAAATAATGAGGAAATTATGAATAAATCGTTGGATGATTATTACGAGAAAGGCAATGAGCAGCATGGATATGTGCGAAAAAGCCAGGAGGGCACTCCGAGGGCGAGCTACCTGTCCTATAACACCGCGTCCTATGGCGCCAGCGACGTCTGGGGCAACACGTGCAGTAACAATTGCAGTAATAACAGTAGCGACAGTAATGAAAGTTGCAATAAGAGCGGAAATAAGAAGAGAAGTAATAACAACTATGCCGTGTCTTCTCCCTACATGAATAATGTCGAAGGTGCATATATCGATGGGAAAGGTGGAAGCTATTCATACGAAATGGATTCAAGCAACGGGTTCTACATGAAAAGACAAAATGGGAACATGTATGGCAACTACGTTAATATCATGAACGGTATGGGTAGCACTGTTGGTGGTGGGAACTTCAACGGTAGCCACTCGAATGCCGCCATGGTCCTCAACTGCAGCAACGAGATCCAAGGCATGAGCAAAGTAGGCGGGAACAATTCCCAAGGGATGAACACAAATTCCACGGTTAGTCATGATACGGCGTTCCCGGTAAATTATGAAGAGGACGAGAACGACGAAGAGGATGTTAGTaacgaggaagaaggaaacgGGGTCGTTAATGTCAACACTAATGGCGCTAGTGGTAAGGATGCACGAGGATTGATATGCGCGGGGGATGAAGGATATCCGAAGTACGCAGACAAGAAGGGCCATGTACGCATTATGGGCACTACGTTCGACGGAACAGAGAATGAACACGTAGAACAGGCAGATTCGATGTTTAAACCGAACAGGTTGAACCCCTTAAATTATAACTACGTCTCCAGACGAGGTAGTAGCTATAGTAGAAGGAGTAGCACAACGAACTCCATGAATATATCCAGTATGAACGATTTGGACAACTCTCCATCATATTCCAATTGTCTTAATATAGTAATGCAAAATCAGGAGCAGGATATGCAGCACTTTGTTGAAAACGGAAAGAATGCATACTTAGATCCCACGACGAATGGATATATCAACCTAAGACCTAACGCTAGTTATAATGGGGATAGAACGGACTGTAGAATAAATGgggtgaaaatgaaaaatatagatTTCCCTATGGACGTAAAGGAcaatgatgacgatgatatGGGTGACAGTAGAATGGGTGGAAGTGTCCGAATTGGCAACAACAGTACCAACAACAACAGCGAAATGGAGCACATGAACAATAAATCTAGGGAGAAGTTCGGCATGTACGCACCAAATGATGAAGGGGTATTCAAAAATGGCAACTGTAGCACTGAACAGGTTAACTACGTtgatatgaaaaaaggaaatggtgAAGACCACATGGATGAGTATAACCAAGGGGCAGAATACAATTTGCACGAATCGTATGATGCTAATATGTACAAGGGAGCAATTAAGAAAGAGGAATTGGAGAAAGATAGCAATTATGTTATGTACAACGGGGGTAAGGATCTGGGCAACGGCATGAACAACAGCATGAACAACAGCATGGACAACAGCATGGACAACAGCATGGACAACGACATGGACAATGACATGAATCGTGATGTCGACTCCAACCATCAGGTGAATAACGTAGAAAATTATCCAAGCGAATTAGTGGATAACGCTCAAATGACAAATGTAGGTACTTACGAAAATGGACATAATTTAAATCTGGATAATGGGCATGCGATGTACAAGGTAGATCATAATGTTAAGTTGAAGGGAGGAGGGATGCCCAAAACTGTGGGTCCCCGAAAATCACAAAGCTATCTGAAGAGTAAAAATTACATAAGGAAAACAGCCGTTGCTGATAATATGTATGATGACCCTAACGAGGACATGAACAAATCCAACAATTGTGATTCTTACTATATGAGGAACGCAAGATCAAATAATTCACTCTTTCTGCGtcaaaatgggaaccagtccAATAATGACCTTTGCAACGGGATGAGTTATGATGGGGGTAATGTTAATGGGATGTCCACAGAGGAAGGTGTCCTTCCAAGCGCTACAAGTGCAGCGGCTGGAGCAACATCGGTCGCTTCTGCGAGTGGAGTTTCCATGACGGAGTACAGGAACAACATGAACTATTTCGAAAACGTAAACAAGAGTATCATGCACAGTGAAAACGGTTACGATTATATTAACCAGCAACCTGGTGCACATAGCAGCTACACGAACCCGTGGATGCACCGAATGAAGGGTTACGCGTCTGACCAAAAAGTACAGTCTCTTATGAACCTTAACGGATGTTACGGCAATATGAACGGTAATAAATATCCAATGGCGCATGTGAACAGTCAGGGTAAAAAATCTATTGTTCGTGGATATAGCAATGTTTGCAACATGATGAtgttaggaaaaaatatggatgATGGCACTCATGCCAATATGAACGGTGTGAGTAACATGAACAGAGAGGAGAATGATCATCATCTAATCGATGGAACGTGTGATATGAACAACATGCGTCTTCGGAATGGACATCACAGTCGTAACAACTTTAACGCCATGGACCTTCAAACTAGTCAAGGAGAATTGAACACTTTGAATAATATCATCTCCATGAATGCTCAAAATTCTCTAAACCATTTTAACATGCTAGTAGTACCTAAGATTAAGGGAGTCCGTTTTGACAAATCAGGGAGGAGATGGGTGGCTAGCTGGAgccaaaatggaaaccaAAAGAGGCAATATTTTCCTATAAAGAAATTTGGCCAGACGCAGGCGAAATATATGGCTATTTTTGCCAGGATAAGGGCTGTGAAGTTCATGCAGAAGAGGCCTCACGGGGCATCCGAGAATAAGAGAAATCAGTGCAGGAAAACCTCCATGAAGGACAGAGCGAAGAGCGAATCGGAGGACGAAAACAATGAGTATTACGACGATGATAACGGAAATGACGACGATGCGCTGGATGATGTCGATGTCGATGTGGATGGTGATGTCCATGTGGGTGGCGATGTCCATGTGGGTGGCGATGTCCAT contains the following coding sequences:
- a CDS encoding AP2 domain transcription factor AP2-FG, putative encodes the protein MQTNAKILDMKDNCGGKQHLEGNYKVHKAINGIYNGGVYYYDEHYASVREENDAPSNQTQESNHSSEDNYYSNSMNEMNNYDSTLLVDKDNHENGTSNEYDMDTLENEIVGNRTDGYGANAYDCVVTDNGNLVVNMNGTVNNHSKFVNPQNFGYAVNIGNSSLGNVGMSQMGNTNYGDFINGMSAMNTMNFMGNMAVVNGMSGLNGMLGINCVTEENGTNQGSSFSHNENPNFMNSHFLSKSKIYSGGSNHIDDATVEGSHMLPLNGHIDNNSANGIISTNFQSYASMYYGRNVASQDNMNNNSYDDNENYLANYGRNDMTMQDGLLNESFQENNEEIMNKSLDDYYEKGNEQHGYVRKSQEGTPRASYLSYNTASYGASDVWGNTCSNNCSNNSSDSNESCNKSGNKKRSNNNYAVSSPYMNNVEGAYIDGKGGSYSYEMDSSNGFYMKRQNGNMYGNYVNIMNGMGSTVGGGNFNGSHSNAAMVLNCSNEIQGMSKVGGNNSQGMNTNSTVSHDTAFPVNYEEDENDEEDVSNEEEGNGVVNVNTNGASGKDARGLICAGDEGYPKYADKKGHVRIMGTTFDGTENEHVEQADSMFKPNRLNPLNYNYVSRRGSSYSRRSSTTNSMNISSMNDLDNSPSYSNCLNIVMQNQEQDMQHFVENGKNAYLDPTTNGYINLRPNASYNGDRTDCRINGVKMKNIDFPMDVKDNDDDDMGDSRMGGSVRIGNNSTNNNSEMEHMNNKSREKFGMYAPNDEGVFKNGNCSTEQVNYVDMKKGNGEDHMDEYNQGAEYNLHESYDANMYKGAIKKEELEKDSNYVMYNGGKDLGNGMNNSMNNSMDNSMDNSMDNDMDNDMNRDVDSNHQVNNVENYPSELVDNAQMTNVGTYENGHNLNLDNGHAMYKVDHNVKLKGGGMPKTVGPRKSQSYLKSKNYIRKTAVADNMYDDPNEDMNKSNNCDSYYMRNARSNNSLFLRQNGNQSNNDLCNGMSYDGGNVNGMSTEEGVLPSATSAAAGATSVASASGVSMTEYRNNMNYFENVNKSIMHSENGYDYINQQPGAHSSYTNPWMHRMKGYASDQKVQSLMNLNGCYGNMNGNKYPMAHVNSQGKKSIVRGYSNVCNMMMLGKNMDDGTHANMNGVSNMNREENDHHLIDGTCDMNNMRLRNGHHSRNNFNAMDLQTSQGELNTLNNIISMNAQNSLNHFNMLVVPKIKGVRFDKSGRRWVASWSQNGNQKRQYFPIKKFGQTQAKYMAIFARIRAVKFMQKRPHGASENKRNQCRKTSMKDRAKSESEDENNEYYDDDNGNDDDALDDVDVDVDGDVHVGGDVHVGGDVHVDGDVHVDGDVHGDGDVHVDGDVHVDGEREFVDQGTFNYGMHTCTEDNEGFYNQGMTNQAPNESGDESALNNYYGYPGGSGGSCGLTQNYIPINSNDGADDLGVHNFETCVPVEISEKSVDEEVNGAENVCNNEEDGNPNQASRATDRTISSNCNNGNGNQMAYENVNSESICAEGVGNQELQYMKTKYEVGDEQVIASEVHTGGDANIKESASPQMSVSNWVRGYAMKFGLCAENTISKEEHREDNNPREGTNREYMNGDSILSGAHCTDENPDEASGKEKMDKFDEDGNGSNTTNLHPRSDDHPFCLYEMEEEVKHFPGRSDDVIQTCGLNGSLDGEVCHQGGEGNDEAEGQQDDNLEPENCEDGNGGRIDRGNVHVDDTEEHQMNDEDGAEDGEDRHDDDSETDGDPPSGMNRAMECDRVVKDQTQGEENEVILLNVNLIEMNGIVDIERAKKHRNNVDEKIRNLFLMVERWKKRKDEKMCTDANDKSLLNITNEMTKQLMSKLYELNELNENERMILFTQLKEYYLSENNLICHRENIKLGMRKNGKMENVNDEQGKEKGQFQIEEKSESYCAENASNDMWNVYKFKRPRIDACSAAFAANMEKSTHSIGIGCYDKLDRDGSSGKTLYVQSYQPDGYGECDIDLELTNEEIYGQTNEEAQEETDESTLNDNGPHNQMNTYHGNNETMFLRDDTDGEITSWVTTSEGDDASSARILNHHISAISDDVQEHGEHIDWSGDGLVDST